The following are from one region of the Oncorhynchus masou masou isolate Uvic2021 chromosome 24, UVic_Omas_1.1, whole genome shotgun sequence genome:
- the LOC135512856 gene encoding major facilitator superfamily domain-containing protein 12-like — translation MSDQLLSNERSLPLFRRLCYAAGHFLNDLCASLWFTYLLVYYHSVLGFKSTYAGVLLFIGQIADGVSTPLVGIESDQTAGCGAYGKRKTWHLVGTISVLISFPFIFNPCLGCGDNTPQWVWLTYFTPFIIIFQFGWATTQISHLSLIPELVSSEHAKVELTAYRYAFTVMANITVYAVALLLFHFQAQQTGDPSVTDSLGIVDIPIFRDLSLIVLGIGAVFSFVFHLGTRERVPHREEPGSQNDESQPLISPTSHNTIPQSLLQWNHWLKEPSFYQVAFLYMCTRLIVNLSQTYVSMYLINSLLLPKNFIATIPLVMYVSGFVCSLVMKPISKLVGISMTYLLGLVLILGFSSWVLVGMNIGRLIYGAAVLLGAGSATILVMSLSMTAKLIGEQTQSGAFVYGAMSFTDKVANGIGVVIIQRLHPCNSQDSCPESVWFYRDVMVIVTGGVALAAAISLCTLLIWPIRICQRLPSTSVQMEAEDRE, via the exons ATGTCTGACCAGTTGCTCTCTAATGAGCGGTCTTTACCCCTCTTCAGGCGGTTGTGTTACGCAGCTGGTCACTTTTTGAACGACCTTTGCGCGTCGTTATGGTTTACCTACCTATTGGTCTACTACCATTCCGTGCTTGGGTTCAAGAGCACATATGCAGGTGTATTGCTGTTTATAGGTCAAATAGCGGATGGTGTCTCCACGCCCCTTGTCGGTATCGAGTCGGATCAAACAGCTGGATGTGGAGCATATGGCAAAAGAAAAACATGGCATTTAGTCG GCACTATCAGTGTACTTATCTCCTTTCCCTTCATATTTAACCCGTGTCTGGGATGTGGTGACAACACTCCACAGTGGGTGTGGCTCACCTATTTCACCCCCTTCATCATCATCTTCCAGTTTGGCTGGGCCACCACCCAGATCTCCCACCTGTCACTCATCCCAGAGCTGGTGTCCAGTGAGCATGCCAAGGTGGAGCTCACTGCCTACAG GTATGCGTTCACGGTGATGGCCAATATTACAGTGTATGCTGTGGCCTTGTTACTCTTTCACTTCCAGGCCCAGCAGACTGGAGATCCCTCTGTCACTGACAGTTTGGGCATTGTTGACATCCCCATATTCAGG GATCTGTCCCTCATTGTGCTGGGGATCGGGGCAGTGTTTTCCTTCGTCTTCCACCTGGGCACCCGAGAGAGGGTTCCTCACAGGGAAGAGCCAGGCTCGCAGAATGATGAGAGTCAACCCCTGATCTCCCCAACTTCCCATAACACCATACCCCAATCTCTCCTCCAATGGAATCATTGGTTGAAGGAGCCTTCATTTTACCAG GTTGCTTTTCTGTACATGTGCACCAGGTTGATAGTCAACTTGTCCCAGACCTACGTTTCCATGTATCTCATCAACTCCTTATTACTACCAAAG AACTTCATTGCCACCATTCCTTTAGTGATGTATGTCAGTGGGTTTGTGTGTTCTCTGGTCATGAAGCCAATCAGCAAGCTTGTAGGCATTAGT ATGACTTATTTGCTAGGCCTCGTGCTGATCCTGGGGTTTTCCTCCTGGGTGTTGGTGGGCATGAACATAGGGAGGCTGATCTACGGAGCTGCTGTACTGCTGGGTGCAGGCTCTGCCACCATCCTGGTCATGTCGCTCTCCATGACGGCCAAACTGATTGGAGAACAGACG CAAAGTGGGGCCTTTGTGTACGGGGCGATGAGCTTCACAGATAAGGTGGCCAATGGCATTGGTGTCGTCATAATCCAGAGACTGCATCCCTGCAA TTCACAAGACAGCTGTCCAGAAAGTGTGTGGTTCTATCGTGATGTCATGGTGATTGTGACTGGGGGTGTGGCCTTAGCAGCAGCAATTTCCCTATGCACCCTCCTCATCTGGCCTATTAGGATCTGCCAAC GTTTACCCAGTACTTCTGTCCAGATGGAGGCAGAAGACAGAGAATGA